In the genome of Gemmatimonadaceae bacterium, one region contains:
- a CDS encoding ribonuclease HII — translation MTGARRPHPRKRWSTIERDLRASMGPMLAGVDEVGRGPLAGPVVACAVIMPPNERAIPGVDDSKKLLPATRLKLALKIRERAVCVALGAASVREIDRINIYQASVLAMRRALARLPLTPDHVVVDGNRIRTLPVPHTAVVHGDSRCFSIACASILAKVTRDRLMAALGRRHPGYCWDTNAGYTTRDHVAGLASQGITAHHRRSFWRIGQLTFDFDSVVTESDEGIEHLAQLLAAQTESDTPQLLA, via the coding sequence GTGACCGGCGCGCGCCGGCCGCACCCGCGAAAACGCTGGAGCACCATCGAGCGCGACCTCCGCGCTTCGATGGGACCGATGCTCGCCGGAGTGGACGAAGTCGGACGTGGTCCGCTTGCCGGCCCGGTCGTCGCCTGCGCCGTGATCATGCCTCCCAACGAGCGCGCCATCCCCGGCGTGGACGATTCCAAGAAGCTGCTCCCGGCCACGCGCCTCAAGCTTGCGCTCAAGATTCGCGAGCGCGCGGTGTGCGTCGCCCTCGGCGCCGCGTCGGTCCGCGAGATAGACCGCATCAACATCTACCAGGCGAGCGTGCTCGCCATGCGCCGCGCGCTCGCCAGACTGCCGCTCACGCCCGATCACGTCGTGGTCGACGGCAATCGCATACGCACCCTGCCGGTACCGCATACTGCGGTGGTCCATGGCGATTCGCGGTGCTTCAGCATTGCCTGCGCGTCCATTCTCGCGAAGGTGACCCGAGACCGTTTGATGGCCGCGCTCGGGCGCAGACACCCCGGCTACTGCTGGGACACCAACGCGGGATACACCACGCGCGATCACGTCGCCGGGCTCGCTTCGCAGGGGATAACCGCGCATCACCGGCGCAGTTTCTGGCGCATCGGCCAGCTCACGTTCGACTTCGATTCCGTGGTAACCGAGAGCGACGAAGGGATTGAACATCTGGCGCAACTGCTGGCTGCACAGACGGAGAGTGACACGCCCCAGCTTCTGGCATAG
- a CDS encoding MFS transporter, which translates to MQEVADSGKWRALALLGSAELLGMSLWFSASAVSPQLAALWGLSASEAGWLTTVVQLGFVAGTAVAATLNLADIVRSRTLFALSALAGAAANAAILSVDGYQGALALRFLTGFFLAGVYPPAMKMIATWFLTQRGLAIGTIVGALTIGKATPYLVNAIPETGPAPVVLAASAGAAIAALLVWIGFRDGPYAFASRPFSWGLVGSVARVREWRLATASYLGHMFELYAVWTWIPAFLAASVLARNPDSTAPVTLLSFLAIAIGGAGCVWGGLFADKEGREKLVTISLVASGACCLLSALLFGTSLWLLAPFAMAWGFFVIADSAQFSTLVTESVPRHAVGTALTMQTSLGFLLTMLPMQLVPEFAARVGWRWALFFLALGPAAGIVAIKRLARLRRETAT; encoded by the coding sequence ATGCAAGAGGTGGCCGACTCCGGAAAGTGGCGGGCGCTGGCCCTGCTCGGTAGTGCCGAGCTGCTCGGAATGTCGCTCTGGTTCTCCGCGAGCGCGGTGTCGCCGCAGCTCGCCGCGCTGTGGGGGCTGTCCGCGTCGGAGGCAGGCTGGCTCACCACGGTGGTGCAGCTCGGCTTCGTCGCCGGGACGGCCGTCGCCGCGACGCTCAACCTCGCCGACATCGTCCGCTCGCGCACGCTGTTCGCGCTGTCCGCGCTGGCGGGCGCCGCCGCGAACGCGGCGATTCTCTCGGTGGACGGCTACCAGGGCGCGCTGGCGCTACGGTTCCTCACCGGATTCTTCCTCGCGGGAGTGTATCCGCCGGCGATGAAGATGATCGCGACGTGGTTCCTGACCCAGCGGGGACTCGCGATCGGCACGATCGTCGGAGCGCTCACGATCGGGAAAGCCACGCCGTATCTGGTGAACGCGATTCCCGAGACGGGCCCCGCGCCCGTCGTGCTCGCCGCGTCGGCGGGCGCGGCCATCGCCGCGTTGCTGGTGTGGATCGGATTCCGGGACGGGCCGTACGCGTTCGCATCGCGGCCGTTCTCCTGGGGGCTGGTCGGCTCGGTCGCGCGCGTCCGCGAGTGGCGGCTCGCGACGGCGAGCTACCTTGGCCACATGTTCGAGCTGTACGCGGTGTGGACGTGGATCCCCGCCTTCCTCGCGGCGAGCGTGCTCGCGCGCAATCCGGATTCCACCGCACCCGTCACGCTGCTCTCGTTCCTCGCCATCGCCATCGGTGGAGCGGGATGCGTCTGGGGCGGACTGTTCGCCGACAAGGAAGGGAGAGAGAAGCTCGTCACCATCTCGCTCGTGGCCAGCGGCGCATGCTGCCTCCTGAGCGCGCTGTTGTTCGGAACCTCGCTCTGGCTGCTCGCGCCCTTCGCCATGGCGTGGGGCTTCTTCGTGATCGCAGACAGCGCGCAATTCAGCACGCTCGTGACGGAGTCGGTGCCGCGGCACGCGGTGGGTACCGCGCTCACGATGCAGACGTCGCTCGGGTTTCTGCTGACGATGCTGCCGATGCAGCTCGTTCCGGAGTTCGCCGCGCGCGTGGGATGGCGGTGGGCGCTCTTTTTTCTGGCACTCGGCCCGGCGGCGGGGATCGTCGCGATTAAACGGCTAGCGCGGCTCAGACGGGAAACTGCCACATAG
- a CDS encoding glycosyltransferase family 1 protein produces MTAPAVSAEGMRLAIFSDTYPPHMNGVAAALGRLTHAVRERGGEVRVVTTTDPRAPGAESAVRRWPSIPFWAYPQLRVSLPPARLVARELFAWRPTLVHVATPFGVGLAARRAARSLGIPVVTSYHTSFSQYAAFYKLGKLSAPGWSFLRWFHNGGLRTYCPSKAIRAELDERGFRNTRIWGRGVDMSRFNPAKRSAAMRARFGARPDTVVVAYIGRIAAEKGLAVAAAAMRRLEGEKSIRFVVVGEGPYEERLRSLAPRVAVFAGRLSGDALSEAYASADLFVFPSTTDTFGQVLLEAMASGLPVVAADAGPTREVVGNQAGAFVPPGDDAALAEEIYRLATAPAERSRMAAAALRAAGTRSWSSVFDDLVRDYNEIALAPGAI; encoded by the coding sequence GTGACCGCGCCGGCGGTGTCGGCCGAAGGGATGCGGCTCGCGATCTTCAGCGACACCTATCCGCCGCACATGAACGGCGTGGCTGCCGCGCTCGGCCGCCTCACTCACGCCGTGCGCGAGCGGGGCGGCGAGGTGCGGGTCGTGACGACGACCGACCCGCGCGCTCCCGGAGCCGAATCGGCCGTTCGGCGCTGGCCGAGCATTCCGTTCTGGGCGTATCCGCAGCTCCGCGTCTCGCTGCCGCCGGCGCGGCTGGTCGCGCGCGAGCTGTTCGCCTGGCGGCCCACGCTGGTGCACGTCGCGACCCCGTTCGGCGTGGGGCTCGCGGCGCGGCGCGCGGCGCGCTCGCTGGGCATTCCCGTGGTGACGTCGTACCACACGAGCTTCAGCCAGTACGCCGCGTTCTACAAGCTCGGGAAGCTCAGCGCCCCCGGCTGGTCGTTTCTCCGCTGGTTTCACAACGGCGGGCTGCGCACCTATTGCCCGTCGAAGGCGATCCGCGCCGAGCTGGACGAGAGAGGATTCCGCAACACCAGGATCTGGGGTCGCGGAGTCGACATGTCGCGCTTCAATCCGGCCAAGCGGAGCGCGGCGATGCGGGCGCGCTTCGGAGCGAGACCGGACACGGTCGTCGTCGCGTACATCGGCAGGATCGCCGCGGAGAAGGGTCTCGCCGTGGCCGCGGCGGCGATGCGCCGGCTGGAAGGCGAGAAGTCGATCCGCTTCGTCGTCGTGGGCGAAGGACCATACGAGGAGCGGCTGCGGTCGCTTGCGCCGCGCGTCGCCGTCTTTGCCGGGCGGCTGTCCGGCGACGCCTTGAGCGAGGCGTACGCGTCAGCCGACCTGTTCGTCTTCCCGTCAACGACCGACACGTTCGGGCAGGTGCTGCTGGAAGCGATGGCTTCCGGACTACCGGTGGTCGCCGCCGATGCCGGACCGACGCGCGAGGTGGTGGGCAACCAGGCGGGCGCGTTCGTCCCGCCCGGGGACGACGCCGCGCTCGCCGAGGAGATCTACCGGCTGGCTACGGCTCCGGCGGAGCGATCCCGCATGGCGGCGGCCGCTCTCCGCGCGGCGGGCACACGGTCGTGGAGCTCGGTGTTCGACGATCTGGTGCGCGACTACAACGAGATCGCGCTCGCTCCCGGGGCTATCTAG
- a CDS encoding response regulator, with product MSDTGPGARRAEIGHELNNLLAAIQGNADLMRGDFGGVEAIREGLDEIDRAVARARDLARKLLADPASGSKSDVVPPPPRPVAREPRGQTVLIADDEEPVRRVASRLLVRNGYDVREAANGAEALRMLAAADGGIDILVSDIIMPEMGGLELARRVASAFPALPILLISGYSDSQELGQSIPAGLDLLQKPFSGTDLTAAVARCLERRAPGIKQQNLNPEGSA from the coding sequence GTGAGCGACACGGGACCGGGTGCGCGCAGAGCCGAGATCGGGCACGAGCTGAACAACCTGCTCGCCGCGATTCAGGGGAACGCCGACCTGATGCGCGGCGACTTCGGCGGGGTCGAGGCAATCAGGGAGGGGCTGGACGAGATCGACAGGGCGGTGGCGCGCGCGCGCGATCTGGCGCGGAAGCTCCTCGCCGACCCGGCGTCGGGGTCGAAGTCCGACGTCGTGCCGCCGCCGCCGCGGCCGGTCGCCCGCGAGCCGCGCGGACAAACGGTGCTGATCGCGGACGACGAGGAGCCGGTGCGCCGGGTGGCGTCCCGGCTGCTCGTGCGGAACGGCTACGACGTGCGCGAGGCCGCGAATGGGGCAGAGGCATTGCGGATGCTCGCGGCGGCCGACGGCGGCATCGACATTCTCGTCAGCGACATCATCATGCCGGAGATGGGCGGACTCGAGTTGGCCCGCCGGGTGGCGAGCGCTTTCCCCGCGCTGCCGATCCTCCTGATCTCCGGGTACAGCGACAGCCAGGAGCTCGGGCAGTCGATCCCCGCAGGACTGGATCTTCTACAGAAGCCGTTCAGCGGTACCGACCTGACGGCCGCCGTAGCGCGCTGCCTCGAGCGGAGAGCGCCGGGCATTAAGCAGCAAAATTTGAATCCTGAGGGATCAGCTTAG
- a CDS encoding 5-(carboxyamino)imidazole ribonucleotide synthase encodes MNVGVLGAGQLGRMLALAGRGLGIRFSFFDPNPDSPARDVGELTAADYSDPAALERFTEGLDVATYEFESIPVAAVEAVARRVPVFPSVQALKVSQDRVLEKRSFQHMSIRTAPCRDVASRGDLDKAAHEIGLPAVLKTRRLGYDGKGQVVIRDENGLADAWDRLGGVPLILEQFIEFDRELSIIGARSRSGEIVFYPMVENEHREGILSRSVAPAEVSETKIRAARDYVRRLMSSFDYVGVLALEMFESGEKLIANEIAPRVHNSGHWTIEGAETSQFENHVRAICGRELGGAGALGHSVMLNILGTVPDVARIESIAGAHVHMYGKAPAPRRKLGHVTVTGEDAAEARDRAAAVVRAMVPEGVPA; translated from the coding sequence ATGAACGTCGGCGTTCTCGGGGCGGGCCAGCTCGGCAGGATGCTCGCGCTGGCCGGCCGCGGCCTCGGGATCCGATTCAGCTTCTTCGATCCGAATCCCGATTCGCCGGCTCGCGACGTCGGAGAGCTGACGGCCGCCGATTATTCCGACCCGGCCGCGCTGGAGCGGTTCACCGAAGGACTCGACGTCGCCACGTACGAGTTCGAGAGCATCCCGGTCGCCGCCGTCGAGGCCGTCGCCAGGCGTGTTCCCGTGTTTCCGTCCGTGCAGGCGCTGAAGGTCTCGCAGGACCGCGTGCTCGAGAAGCGCAGCTTCCAGCACATGAGCATCCGCACCGCGCCGTGCCGCGACGTCGCGAGTCGCGGCGACCTCGACAAGGCCGCGCACGAGATCGGGCTGCCGGCTGTGCTCAAGACCCGCCGCCTCGGGTACGACGGCAAGGGACAGGTCGTGATCCGCGACGAGAACGGGTTGGCGGACGCGTGGGACAGGCTCGGTGGAGTTCCGCTGATTCTCGAGCAGTTCATCGAGTTCGACCGGGAGCTCTCCATCATCGGGGCGAGGTCGCGCTCGGGCGAGATAGTTTTTTATCCGATGGTGGAGAACGAGCACAGGGAAGGAATCCTGAGCCGCTCGGTCGCTCCCGCGGAAGTGAGCGAGACGAAGATCCGAGCTGCGCGGGATTACGTGCGGCGGCTGATGTCGAGCTTCGACTACGTCGGCGTGCTCGCGCTCGAGATGTTCGAGTCGGGCGAGAAGCTGATCGCGAACGAGATAGCGCCGAGGGTGCACAACTCGGGGCATTGGACGATCGAAGGCGCCGAGACCAGCCAGTTCGAGAATCACGTTCGCGCAATCTGCGGCAGAGAGCTCGGCGGCGCCGGCGCTCTCGGACATTCAGTGATGCTGAACATTCTCGGCACCGTTCCCGACGTCGCGCGCATCGAAAGCATTGCCGGCGCGCACGTGCACATGTACGGCAAGGCCCCGGCGCCGCGCCGCAAGCTGGGGCACGTCACTGTAACGGGAGAGGACGCCGCGGAAGCTCGCGACCGCGCGGCGGCGGTGGTGCGGGCAATGGTGCCGGAGGGCGTGCCGGCGTGA
- a CDS encoding phosphatase PAP2 family protein: protein MKITFSLLHKLDRRDRALFTRWAIGSAATHAVQRFWRIITHLGGVQVTVTAGLVPLAFGQDLLQLAAWNALVTLGISHFVVQIMKRKLSRPRPSTGIGCSTFIEEPDRFSCPSGHAAAAMSVAFVYAMAFPAWAAPLLALALAVGASRVFLGVHYPGDVVIGQAIAILTGALVIAS from the coding sequence GTGAAAATCACCTTCTCCCTCCTGCACAAGCTCGACCGCCGCGATCGCGCCCTCTTCACGCGCTGGGCGATCGGCTCCGCGGCTACCCACGCGGTCCAGCGCTTCTGGCGCATCATCACGCACCTCGGCGGGGTTCAGGTAACGGTGACGGCGGGGCTGGTGCCGCTGGCGTTCGGCCAGGACCTGCTGCAGCTCGCCGCCTGGAACGCGCTCGTCACGCTCGGCATCTCGCACTTCGTCGTGCAGATCATGAAGCGCAAGCTGAGCCGGCCGCGTCCGTCCACCGGCATCGGCTGCTCGACGTTCATCGAGGAGCCGGACCGGTTTTCCTGTCCTTCGGGGCACGCCGCCGCCGCAATGTCCGTCGCCTTCGTGTACGCGATGGCGTTCCCGGCATGGGCCGCGCCGTTGCTCGCTCTTGCCCTGGCGGTTGGCGCGTCACGCGTCTTCCTCGGTGTGCATTACCCGGGTGATGTCGTTATCGGTCAGGCGATCGCGATTCTCACCGGAGCGTTAGTAATCGCGAGCTGA
- a CDS encoding glycosyltransferase, whose translation MAGTRSPAAQDSRSEVTLEQTLFPAGIPAAMDLRTAALPAKLRPDARIGVLDITEFFGETTGGIRTYLLEKAKYVEASPSLRHVLVVPGPGDSVTESEGVRCYRLRGQPVPTQHPYRFMAGLRANTRIVAHERPDIIEVGSTGIVPWIVSRASRGTDIPIVCFFHSDFPNIIAPHHKTGVAWTAAREMAYGYLRALDKLFVTTLVASDFSASELRRVGVENTVRVPMGVDLDGFHPRRKEHAAETRRKHSLPEGPLTAYVGRFAREKDLHVLIDAWSIVERRTDATLLLIGDGPLKAELRARAKSKRILWLPFEKSRDALADLVAALDFYIAPGPVETFGLAAVEALASGIPVLSCDRGAVAEHVQRSGAGRLFVTGSAPNLAEEVSAMLREDLPALGAKGREHAEREHSWSGTFDRLFQVYAGIAK comes from the coding sequence ATGGCCGGCACGCGATCGCCGGCCGCGCAGGACTCCCGCTCGGAAGTGACGCTCGAGCAGACTCTTTTTCCGGCCGGTATCCCCGCGGCAATGGATCTCCGCACGGCCGCGCTGCCGGCGAAGCTCAGACCTGACGCGCGCATCGGCGTCCTCGACATCACCGAATTCTTCGGCGAAACCACGGGCGGGATCCGCACGTACCTCCTGGAGAAGGCGAAGTACGTCGAGGCGTCGCCGTCGCTGCGGCACGTGCTGGTGGTCCCCGGGCCCGGCGACTCCGTCACCGAGAGCGAAGGCGTGCGCTGCTACCGCCTGCGCGGCCAGCCGGTGCCGACGCAGCACCCGTACAGGTTCATGGCCGGACTCCGCGCCAACACGCGCATTGTCGCGCACGAGCGCCCGGACATCATCGAGGTCGGAAGCACGGGCATCGTGCCGTGGATAGTGAGCCGCGCGTCGCGCGGCACGGACATCCCGATCGTGTGCTTCTTTCACAGCGACTTCCCCAACATCATCGCGCCGCACCACAAGACCGGCGTCGCCTGGACCGCGGCGAGGGAGATGGCGTACGGCTATCTGCGCGCGCTCGACAAGCTGTTCGTCACCACCCTGGTCGCGTCCGACTTCTCCGCGTCCGAGCTGCGGCGGGTCGGCGTGGAGAACACGGTGCGCGTGCCGATGGGAGTGGATCTCGACGGCTTCCATCCGCGCAGGAAAGAGCACGCGGCCGAGACACGGCGGAAGCACTCGCTGCCCGAGGGTCCGCTGACCGCGTACGTCGGCCGGTTCGCGCGCGAGAAGGACCTGCACGTCCTCATCGACGCGTGGAGCATCGTCGAGCGCCGCACCGACGCAACTCTGTTGCTGATCGGAGACGGACCGCTCAAGGCGGAACTGCGCGCCCGCGCGAAATCAAAGCGCATCCTCTGGCTCCCCTTTGAGAAGAGCCGCGACGCGCTGGCCGACCTGGTAGCGGCGCTGGATTTCTACATCGCGCCCGGACCGGTGGAGACGTTCGGGCTCGCGGCGGTGGAAGCGCTCGCGTCGGGGATCCCGGTGCTGTCGTGCGATCGTGGCGCGGTAGCCGAGCACGTCCAACGATCGGGCGCGGGCCGCCTGTTCGTCACCGGCAGTGCGCCCAATCTGGCCGAGGAAGTCTCCGCGATGCTGCGGGAAGATTTGCCCGCGCTCGGCGCGAAGGGCCGGGAGCACGCGGAGCGCGAGCACAGCTGGTCGGGAACCTTCGACCGCCTCTTCCAGGTGTACGCCGGGATCGCGAAGTGA
- a CDS encoding ice-binding family protein, giving the protein MTENHDYPKETHMRTHNHPLQLARAFAPPGFAAGILLTLALLTAACSDSDPASPIIAPPLLSSSSNGHSAQGSNFVVLANAEVTCTDGKITGDVGTFQGPPTGSVTRTRCPITGSVHVGDAAAQAAFNAFVNEYELLAPELGDCTAANTLTGTLAGVTLSPGTYCVTAVTKTGTLTLNGGGSYTFLVSGALTGSSFNVILANGAQACDVTWLTTAAATMTDSHFIGTILAWAGITLTRGTFDGNAWAGASGVGDVTITGTDVTGCEGRKGSGNAGQRCNQGVGNGPEICDPGNSNQGDPSRSNDELDGTPGNPGRKGGNK; this is encoded by the coding sequence ATGACTGAGAACCACGATTACCCCAAGGAGACCCACATGCGCACGCACAACCATCCACTGCAACTGGCACGGGCGTTCGCTCCGCCCGGATTTGCCGCAGGAATCCTCCTCACATTGGCGCTGCTCACCGCGGCGTGCAGCGACAGCGACCCCGCGTCCCCGATCATCGCGCCCCCGCTCCTCTCCAGCTCGAGCAACGGCCATTCGGCCCAGGGGTCGAATTTCGTGGTGCTCGCCAACGCGGAGGTGACCTGCACCGACGGGAAGATCACCGGAGACGTGGGCACCTTCCAAGGCCCCCCCACCGGCTCGGTCACCAGGACCAGGTGCCCCATCACGGGGTCGGTTCACGTGGGGGATGCAGCCGCCCAGGCGGCTTTCAACGCCTTCGTCAATGAGTATGAGTTGCTCGCGCCAGAACTGGGGGACTGCACCGCGGCCAATACCTTGACGGGTACCCTCGCTGGCGTGACGCTCTCGCCCGGTACCTACTGTGTCACCGCGGTGACGAAGACCGGCACGTTGACGCTCAACGGCGGCGGGTCGTATACCTTCCTGGTTTCTGGCGCACTCACGGGCAGCAGCTTCAATGTGATCTTGGCCAACGGCGCTCAGGCGTGCGACGTCACATGGTTGACCACCGCGGCCGCGACCATGACCGATTCGCACTTCATCGGAACGATTCTCGCTTGGGCGGGCATCACCTTGACCCGTGGAACGTTCGACGGCAATGCTTGGGCGGGAGCCTCCGGCGTCGGCGACGTGACGATCACAGGCACCGACGTTACCGGCTGCGAGGGTCGCAAAGGCAGCGGCAACGCGGGGCAGCGCTGCAACCAGGGCGTGGGGAACGGACCCGAGATCTGCGATCCGGGCAACTCGAACCAGGGCGATCCGAGCCGGTCGAATGACGAGCTCGACGGGACCCCCGGCAACCCGGGCCGCAAGGGTGGCAACAAGTAA
- a CDS encoding TonB-dependent receptor, whose product MKASRHAFGSGRAFPHCVSTLLFALLFAGVASAQAQTGIVRGRLVLSGTGAPVSGGIVSVAGTSRATQTNDDGSFQLTGLTPGNYEIEGKRIGTTVARAVVTVREGAVADVTLRVAEAPVEIVGVEVVGSRSDALSRLPGSAAVIPAHELQAMQPLSANEALRTLPGVHVQDEEGVGLRANVGIRGLDPDRSRTLLVLEDGVPVALAPYGEPEMYYSPPIDRMNRVELVKGSGSILFGPQTIGGVLNYVTADAPSVATGSVTLRAGEGHSRLIQANYGGSWSGVRGNIGAFDKRASDLAGLWFNVSDVTAKVGARTAAGELGVKATYYDERSNSTYVGLTQAMYDASPYTHPAPNDLLHIRRYAVTASHETGFLGNSSVRTSAYAYQTTRNWRRQDYGYTADGTQHVFRNSTGNRNRSFDVAGIEPRFRTVWPRGGRPVELDFGARLHYERARDQHINGATATASTGEVRDDEIRVGKAVSAFVQSRFFITPALHVTPGLRLERFTYDRNILRARVRRSTGSGTTRNVEDVSIQGSDAVAEVIPGIGSAWTPSPLFTLFAGVHRGFSPPRVKDGLVYPDPTLGADDQIPELQTLSLDAERSLNYELGTRLTPRPYLSLEATAFYLDFTNQIIEPSLSAGSAADVALANQGATRHRGVEAALSLDVAKAMGQPFGLIARFAATRTAAKFSKDRFLRSASGDTVNVRGNRLPYAPEITASASLTFDHPSGLLLRLDGLHVGEQFADNFETRQGSANGRTGLIPAYRVFDLAARYRLPMLRDLSLSAAVKNLAGDKYIASRRPEGIKPGLPRTVSAGLEWRL is encoded by the coding sequence ATGAAAGCTTCCCGTCACGCCTTCGGCAGCGGTCGCGCATTCCCGCACTGCGTGTCCACCCTTCTCTTCGCCCTGCTGTTCGCCGGAGTCGCTTCCGCCCAGGCCCAGACAGGAATCGTCCGAGGGCGCCTCGTCCTCTCCGGGACTGGAGCTCCGGTCAGCGGTGGGATCGTGTCAGTGGCCGGCACCTCGCGCGCGACGCAGACGAATGACGACGGGTCGTTCCAGCTCACCGGACTGACGCCGGGGAACTACGAGATCGAGGGCAAGCGCATCGGCACCACGGTGGCGCGCGCGGTCGTGACGGTCCGCGAGGGAGCCGTCGCGGACGTCACGTTGCGCGTGGCCGAAGCGCCGGTCGAGATCGTCGGAGTGGAAGTCGTGGGCTCGCGCTCCGACGCGCTGTCGCGCCTCCCCGGCTCCGCGGCGGTAATCCCCGCGCACGAGCTGCAGGCGATGCAGCCGCTGTCCGCGAACGAGGCGCTCCGCACGCTCCCCGGCGTGCACGTGCAGGATGAGGAAGGCGTCGGCCTCCGCGCCAACGTCGGCATCCGCGGACTCGATCCCGACCGCAGCCGTACGCTGCTCGTGCTCGAGGACGGCGTGCCGGTAGCGCTCGCGCCGTACGGCGAGCCCGAGATGTACTACTCGCCCCCCATCGATCGCATGAACCGCGTCGAGCTGGTGAAGGGGAGCGGCTCGATCCTGTTCGGCCCGCAGACGATCGGTGGCGTGCTCAACTACGTGACGGCCGACGCGCCCTCGGTCGCGACTGGCAGCGTCACGCTGCGTGCAGGCGAAGGACACTCCCGTCTCATTCAGGCGAATTACGGCGGCAGCTGGAGCGGCGTCCGCGGCAACATCGGCGCGTTCGACAAGCGCGCCAGTGATCTCGCGGGACTCTGGTTCAATGTGAGCGACGTCACGGCGAAGGTCGGCGCTCGCACCGCGGCGGGCGAGCTCGGAGTGAAGGCGACCTACTACGACGAGCGGTCCAACTCCACCTACGTGGGTCTGACGCAGGCGATGTACGATGCCTCGCCGTACACGCATCCCGCGCCGAACGATCTGCTGCACATCCGGCGGTATGCCGTGACGGCGTCGCACGAGACCGGCTTCCTCGGGAACAGCAGCGTGCGTACGAGCGCGTACGCCTATCAGACCACGCGTAACTGGCGCCGGCAGGATTACGGCTACACAGCCGACGGGACGCAGCACGTGTTCCGCAACAGCACCGGCAACCGAAACCGAAGCTTCGACGTGGCCGGCATCGAGCCGCGGTTCCGCACGGTGTGGCCGCGCGGCGGCCGGCCGGTCGAGCTCGACTTCGGCGCGCGCCTGCATTACGAGCGTGCGCGCGACCAGCACATCAACGGCGCGACCGCGACGGCTTCGACGGGAGAAGTGCGCGACGACGAGATCCGCGTCGGCAAGGCGGTGTCGGCGTTCGTGCAGAGCCGGTTCTTCATCACGCCCGCGTTACACGTGACTCCGGGCCTTCGCCTGGAGCGGTTCACCTACGACCGCAACATCCTCCGCGCGCGCGTCCGTCGATCCACCGGCAGCGGGACGACGCGGAACGTCGAGGACGTGAGCATCCAGGGCAGCGACGCCGTCGCCGAAGTCATTCCCGGAATCGGCAGCGCTTGGACTCCGTCCCCGCTGTTCACTCTCTTCGCGGGCGTGCATCGCGGCTTCTCGCCGCCGCGCGTGAAGGACGGGCTGGTGTATCCGGATCCGACGCTCGGCGCGGACGACCAGATCCCGGAGCTCCAGACGCTCAGCCTCGACGCCGAGCGCAGCCTCAACTACGAGCTCGGCACGCGGCTGACGCCGCGGCCATATCTGTCGCTCGAGGCGACGGCGTTCTATCTGGATTTCACGAACCAGATCATCGAGCCTTCCTTGTCCGCGGGCAGCGCCGCGGACGTCGCTCTGGCCAACCAGGGCGCGACGCGCCACCGCGGCGTCGAGGCCGCACTGTCGCTCGACGTCGCGAAGGCGATGGGGCAGCCGTTCGGCCTGATCGCGCGCTTCGCGGCGACGCGCACCGCGGCGAAGTTCTCGAAGGATCGCTTTCTCCGGTCCGCGTCGGGCGACACGGTGAACGTGCGCGGGAATCGCCTGCCGTACGCGCCGGAGATCACGGCCAGCGCGTCGCTGACCTTCGATCATCCGTCGGGTCTGTTGCTCCGGCTGGACGGCTTGCACGTGGGCGAGCAGTTCGCCGACAACTTCGAGACGCGCCAGGGGTCGGCCAACGGGCGGACCGGATTGATTCCGGCGTATCGCGTGTTCGATCTCGCGGCGCGCTACCGATTGCCGATGCTGCGCGATCTCTCGCTATCCGCCGCGGTTAAGAATCTCGCCGGCGACAAGTACATCGCGTCGCGCCGGCCGGAAGGGATCAAGCCGGGGCTGCCCCGCACCGTGTCGGCGGGGCTCGAGTGGCGGCTGTGA
- the purE gene encoding 5-(carboxyamino)imidazole ribonucleotide mutase produces MPAPLVGIIMGSRSDWETMSHAADTLAELGIPHETKVISAHRTPDLLFEYASSAEQRGLEVIIAGAGGAAHLPGMTAAKTMLPVLGVPVESKTLKGLDSLLSIAQMPAGVPVGTLAIGKAGAINAALLAAQIVARKHVKFQAALSTRRDGMRDAVLEQPDPAAPARARKPASKRGKR; encoded by the coding sequence ATGCCCGCTCCTCTCGTCGGCATCATCATGGGCTCCCGGTCCGACTGGGAGACGATGTCGCACGCGGCCGATACGCTCGCGGAGCTCGGCATCCCGCATGAGACCAAAGTGATCTCAGCGCACAGGACACCCGACCTGCTGTTCGAGTACGCCTCGTCGGCGGAGCAGCGCGGGCTCGAGGTGATCATCGCGGGAGCCGGCGGCGCGGCACATTTGCCCGGCATGACCGCCGCCAAGACGATGCTCCCGGTGCTGGGCGTGCCCGTCGAATCGAAGACGCTCAAGGGTTTGGACTCGCTCCTGTCCATCGCGCAGATGCCCGCGGGAGTTCCCGTCGGAACCCTGGCGATCGGCAAGGCCGGCGCGATCAACGCGGCGCTGCTGGCGGCGCAGATAGTCGCGCGCAAGCACGTGAAATTTCAGGCGGCGCTCAGCACGCGCCGCGACGGGATGCGGGACGCGGTGCTGGAGCAGCCCGATCCCGCTGCTCCCGCGCGCGCGCGCAAGCCGGCGAGCAAGCGGGGGAAGCGATGA